The sequence below is a genomic window from Marmota flaviventris isolate mMarFla1 chromosome 9, mMarFla1.hap1, whole genome shotgun sequence.
TTTCCTAGTGTGAAAATGGGGATAATGCAACACACTTAAGGACTGCTGTAAAGATTTAGTAGGATAATGTATGTAAAGGAGGGAACATAGTGCTTATCAAAAGTTATTACTACACCTTAACATGcatgaataaaatgaattttagaataatatacttttgaagcttttaaaattatgcataaaaagccatttcaaacatttttaacatttcctttaagaaaagcactgtattttggggggaaaataatcaaggtAATTGGAGTGGTTGAAAAGGACTTGTAAATAAGCATAACATATATGATTAATTATCATAACAATTGTACTGATAATGTGGTTATACTTCAAATTTCATTCATAAGTAAGATAACTTTGTCATAAATCTTCAGAATGAGAATTTTTGTAAAGTATAAACTCAATATCATCAATTGAGCCAGAATTTTTCTAGGTGGTACAACTCAACATTTGTCAGAACAGTTTGCATAAGCCCTTTTCCCTAGCACtctgttgtttttgttctatTATCCAATTATCAAAAACTTAAGAGGACTGGGCACCACCCAATGGGGGTGTGTGGCTGTTTGGACTAAAGTTGAGATCCCGAGAATTGAGAGTGACATCATCTGCAACAATAAATAAGCTCTTCTTGATGAGCAGAAGAACCATATATGAAAGTCACACTTGAGGATCTGCAGCCCATTTCATCAGCTTCCTCAAGTTCACTAAACATCAATACAGCATCAGCTGAATTTCACCTGAAGGAAGGGCTTCTCTGAAGTTGTCTGGTAAGTCCTCTTTTAATTGTCACTTTAAATTACACGACACTTTTGATAATCATGTTTTCTACAAATATGCTATTTGCTcatgattaaattttaaagaggttaaattacattaaatattaaatataacaatagaatAAATTTATGCTAAGCatataagtcatttatttttgtgatgaaaGCCTTTTGggataacttttttaaaaacttctgaaattatagaaaattaatgaatattcTGCATTATATGCTTTAGTAGtctataaaaattttgaaataaacagGCTGGTAGTGAATGAATAGTTCTgatgtaaataatatatttttgttaagtggaagggctggggctatagctcagtggtagtgcacctgcctagcatgcctgaggcactgggttcgatcctcagcagcacacaaaaataaataaaataaaggtattgtatccatctacaactaaaatttttttaaaaaaggaatatttgtTAAGTGGAgtaaaatttcacttttctttcagaCTACCCTTACCTAGATGGCTTATTTATGACTTCAAGAGAGCTCAGGTTGAAAAAACTACCATTAATGGCtgaatgtttatttccttttatataaatgacaactttttaaactttcctgGACTTTAAATAGTGcacaaattttaaagatatttaacattattttaaggCTTTTATTCATGGTATTTCTATAAGAAGTCTATTTCCCTCTTAAGAAcaaggaaacaaagcagagattTGTAGGTCACTAGGTGAATGGAACAAAGCTAGGATTAGACACTTGATCCTCTCATCCTCCACCTGCAGTGAATATTTCCAACATAACCCAAAAAAGAGATGGTCTTTTGTTGCTCCATGCATAGATATGTTGAtggttatattttttcttatgctACCTTTAAAATAGGAGTACCTATGgggtggggatgcagctcagtggaagagtgcttacatagcaaggccttgggttccatccccaacactgaaaaaaaaaaaagaagaagtatttAGCCATTGAACATGTCTGTTAAAAGACAGAACAGTGAACATTTAGAAAAAAGCACTTGTAAATATGCCTTTGCAAATATTGAAATGCAGATTAAGGTAAAAATCTTTTTcattaatatgaaaatttttacGATTAAATGAGGAAAGAGCTAAAAGTTATACTCAAACATACTTGTTAGTGAAGTAAGTAGAAGAAATAAGGTGTAGATAAGCATTTTATTAAGAGCCAGAGCTCAAAATGCACATATAAgtaattatgtgatttttaagtGCTTTAATATGTACTTTTTAATGCCAGAAGTGTGCATACATTCAGTAAGACCCTCAAAATCAGACTTTACTATTTGGCAGTTATGGTTGTTATGCCATTGCCTGAAATGAAGTTTAATCACGAAAATGACATTTGCTAAGTAAATACTGATAACAATTTTTACCTAATTTTAAGACTAGTCAATTTCAAGCCTGTTCAAGCATTTATGCATAGCCAACATAAAATGTGTGGGAATCCTCAAAACAAAACTCTTCCATTCATCATGTGgcttaaaattcatatattcaaaCCTGCACAAgcaatctcaaaaaaaatacttaagaaaattaaTCTAATATCtcagagtatgtgtgtgtatatctgaTGTTACTAAAGTATTCCctatataaagaggctgattccaAAAGCTTCTCCTAAAAACCAACCCAATTAATTACTATACACTCTGTAATTGATTATATGGTTATAATTGGAAACTACTATCAATATTATTATATGGTTTGGAAcagtagaatatttttaaataactcggttttgcttttccttttagtAAAGATGATGTCTGCAAAAGACATGGCAAAAGTGATGATCGTCATACTTGCAATTGTTTTTCTTACAAGAACGGATGGGAAAGCTATTAAGTAAGTACTACAACCTCTTTTGCATGGTGAAGGCATGGAATAAGTGGGAAGCTAATGGAGTCGTCCTCTCTGTTTCTGTTCTTCCAGGAAGAGAGCTGTGAGTGAAATACAGTTTATGCACAACCTGGGGAAATACTTGGCCTCCCTGGAGAGGATAGAATGGCTGCGAAAGAAATTACAGGATGTGCACAGATTTCCTAGCCTTGGAGCTCCACTACGTGCTGGAGAAGGTGGTTCCCAGAGATCCCcccaaaaggaggaaaatatcCTTGTTGATCACCACCCAAAAAGTCTTGGGGAGGGAGACAAAGCTGATGTAGATGTATTAATTAAAGCTAAATCCCAGTGAATACAGATGTGATCAAGGCACTGCTGTGAACAGTTAGGGCAACAAAACTACACACTGTTCACTTTTCTAAACTCCAAGAAGACTACCAAATGCCAATATTTCTACTGTTACCAAACTTTGCATATAATCCATTGCTAGACCTGATGGCTGCAAtattaattgattattttaatcTAACTGTTATTCGTTAAAGAGCTCTTTTGATCATTCTTTctctattattctttttaaaagtatgtagTGCATAACTTATGAAATAAATTGCACATTTTCACATGTCTCCCTCATAacgcaaaataaaaatttaatcttGAATCAAAAGTACTGAAATGTTTCTTTCTTGCTAAAAGTAAGTCTTTTGGGTTATAGTGAATACCCCAATGTTTATATTGACATGGGTaggaagaacaaaatgaaaaaaaaattttc
It includes:
- the Pth gene encoding parathyroid hormone — encoded protein: MMSAKDMAKVMIVILAIVFLTRTDGKAIKKRAVSEIQFMHNLGKYLASLERIEWLRKKLQDVHRFPSLGAPLRAGEGGSQRSPQKEENILVDHHPKSLGEGDKADVDVLIKAKSQ